DNA from Brassica napus cultivar Da-Ae chromosome C4, Da-Ae, whole genome shotgun sequence:
TATCTACTAGCTCTTCATTCacgttctcttcttcttcatctgaaGAGAACTGCTCCGACTGACTTCTCTTTCTCGTTGCGCCGCTTGTTCCCCCTCCTCCCTCGGATTCGGCCCATATCATTCTTTGCATTCTACTTGCAAATATAATATGCATATCATCATAAAAAGGGAATTGTTGTTTTGCTATCTCTTCATCCATTGTCTCACATCCCTGGATACACATGACCAGTGAGATAACATGCATGTATAAACTAATCTACTTAAATAATCGCTAACTAGGGAAAATACTAATTTCTTGTAACATGTATATTCATTTTGCGTATTAGCATAGTTTCATGCACAACCTAACACACAAcacaattaaatataaataacatccacaatatgaaaagaaagagtGAGAGAGAGGATTAAGTTGGGGTCGACCTTAAAGCGAGTGACGAGGTTCTTCCACTTGCACTTGCACTGTTCAGGGCTACGAAGAAAGCTTTTGTTTCTCATCTTGTTAGAGACATCTTCCCAAAGAAGCTTGTTCCTCTTTGTCTCCATGAAAGTTTGATCCAGCTCTCCTCTTATGGCTATCAACTCCTTAGTCTCTTCTACGCTCCACTGTGGAAACCTATCCCCTGTAGCCGGAGAAGCTAGTTCAGGCGTTTGAGATTGAGGATGAAGTTGGTGATGATGTTTGTTGAGGTAGTGAAGCTGGTGAAGCTGATGCTGATCCATATCAAGAACTAATcaagaaaataactaaaataaaaacaagaatcaCCAAGCGATCTCTAAAGACTAAAGTAAAGGTTAGATTTCGAGAGGCTTTCACTTTTTAGATCGAAAATGAAAAAtacaattctctttttttttttttgctttgagtTTGTAATGTGAAAACGTCTCGAGAAAGATGTCTTATTTCTTTGATCGtaattcttttcttcttctccactctctctttctcatgtCGCCATCTGTCTACgcgtttacttttttttttcttttgttggattttttcaaatattatttacttttttctgtttttcttttgacaaaaatattaaagaaaaagcTTTCGGTAAATGTGTCGTTATTTGTTCTTAGtactctatttattttaatggcCTATTGAAAACAGGATTAGCCTctaattaaagtatataatatatcaacAACTTGACTTGTGATAAGATTCAGGGATGCGGATATTTCTATCGTTTTCTTCTCATAATGTAATAATCACTTTCAGGTAATACTATTCTAGATTCGACAGTCGAGATATaatcaatcaaatatttttcttgtcaattataaattataatcaaTCAAACGTATTTGAAATAGATTCATGAGAAAATGACTAGGAtagtaataaattttttttgtgacaaatatAGCATCTAAGaataaaaaatgatcaaaataacacttaatgttttatcaaaagagataaatatacacttatattccaatggtaaattaatttagacattagggtttagatttaagggctggagtttaggatttagggtttaggatttagggtttagggtttagagtttagggtttaggggtggagtttagggtttagggtttagagttaaggggtgagatttaggatttagggtttagggtttaagatttagggtttaggctttagggtttagagtttaggttttagggtttagagttggggagtggggttttgggataagatttcaaattttgaaaaataaaaaaatttaaatttttcaacaGATAAAATggtattttggtcattttagtttttgaaggctatttttgtgacataaacttagaatgtgctattttggaaattTGCCTTAGATTTATCACCATTCtctttttggtaattttaaaaatgcaacTTTGATAATACTTAGATTTTccgtaaattttttaaatactatAATTGTTTCCAAAGAttcaaaaacttcaaaatttgtCAAAATCCttcatatatgttatttataaattaaaatataattttgataaattggaaacaaaatataaaatgtggTATTTAAGAGAAAATATACCGCATAATCTAGTAGATTAAGTGAAACACATTGGccgcaaaaaaaagaaaagtgaaaCACATTGGTGAgcgttatttatattttctgactaaaatctaaagccatttatgcaaactttaaatttttgattgggTTATTTTTCGGTTTAAGCCATTGACTGCTTTTCATTGGTCATGTTACAATCTTCTTAGTGTGACGATTGTATTGCGTTGACATTTCATCACCATTGCGAGAACCTTCGGTTAAGTATACTTTTGTAATATTGTGTGGTTCGTAATTGTCGGCGACCAGTTGTAGCCTTAGCTTCACCCCCAAGTCTCATTATTTACTAGGGATGGTCGCAAAACGGATATCCAGAATTTGAAGCTTTATAtacgatccgttttttttttgtcatctcgtTTTATTATGACCAAACAGTCAAGAAAGTAcaaaagaacaagaaaaaaatgtctAACAGAACAAGGTCCAGACGAAAATATAAAAGAAGGGCACATCATACAACCCAACCATAAAAGCCCAAATGATGAAGAATGCATCTCCGCGGGACAGCACATAACCACGTGCCTTGCCGTAAGCAAAGGAGAACCAGGTGGCTTAGAAGCAGAGACGCCGTCGACTTCACCGGCTCGGAGATCACCGTCGGATGTCTAATCGCGCACTCCACCGGAACACACCGGGACAGGAAGCTCGAGACCAGAACAAACAACAACGGCGATAGAACTGTAAACGATCAAGagagaaaaactaaaaaaccgGATCTGATCAATAACAGACATCGGAGATGAGCGATGAAAGTTAGACGAAAAACCGGCCATGAACGGTGCTGTGGAAGCCGTCGCATGCCGAAGACAAAGCCAGCCAAGAAAATCTGAAGGAGCCATCGCTTGCCAGAAGAGAAGCCGGCCAAGTCGTCGCTGAAGAAGCCGCCCCTTGCCAGAATCGAAGCCCGATCACCGGGAGTCAGAGCCGGAGAAGAAACCAGCAACCATGAACGTCTCTCGTCGTTATCTCTGTAAAAGATATTAAAGGGAGAACAGAGGGAAGAGAGAAAGCGTTCTACAAGTCGAAATGCGCATATACGATCCGTTTAGTTTTGTctgaatcaaatatttattatttgatttgttCTGCTATTATGTCAAATATCCTCCgataaaatcaatattttaccTAATTACTCGATTCAActtataacaaaaaaactacaaaaacaaaattttaaattttaaaaagtataacgcaaaataataataattaatataaataaaatttattttaataaatataaaattaaagaaatatttttgtggataaaaataatgaaaacttataaaaataaaaatgattatgtaatatatatatatatatatatatataattatatatatgtttacatatagGGATATTGAATTTGAAATGTGCTTTGTTTCATTTCTAAAAGCTATttgatattaatatttaatttgattcaTACAAATGTAGATATCTAAATTTTtcagattgaaaaaaaaatgatggattagatcaaaatttatgaattcaTTGTCCACCTTTAGTAATTACATTTTAGTggaataaaacaatattcttaTATAGGTTGATTCAAAactaggggtgtcaaaatgagtAAGAGTTTATGGGTCAACCCAAACCAATCCAAACCATGGATCTTAATGGATAGAATAATTGGGTACAAATGGATTAAATGGGTTAATGAACTTAGTAGATTGAGTTAAAATGGTTTGGATTGTAATGGATAATGAGTTATCCATAACCAAACCaacaaaaatttataacaacaaaaactcaaatcaaatatataaacaaaaaataaccaaactaaaattttaaaccaattttactacaccaaattttatttattttttcatatatataactaaattttaataaactaaatttaaCCCAATTATTcacatatacacacacacatataaatataaattttgtcaacacccaatttttcatatatataaaactattatatattcagtttttaataaatcaaatttagTCATAAATTTtgccaaaatcataaaatcaaaatttccaCCAAAACTCTAAATTGGATTtgcctaccaaaaaaaaactctaaattggatttttttcatcaaaacgCTAAATCTCAAAACcagaaaatcatattttcttgcAAAATAGCAAAgtcgtattttcccgccaaaactgtaaaattgagttttccgccaaaaccgtaaaatcgagttttcccgcaaaaaccgtaaaatcgagttttcccgccaaaccgcAAAGTTGTGTGTTTCTGCCAAAACTGCAAAGTcatgttttcctgccaaaaccgtaaaatcaagtttttccgccaaaccgCAAAGTcgtgttttcctgccaaaaccgtaaaatcaaatttttccgccaaaacggCAAAGTcgtgttttcctgccaaaaccaagaaaatgagtttttccgccaaaaccgtaaaattgaaattttccgccaaaaattgattttcccgccaaaacgacaaaattgagttttcccacCAAACTGCAACATcgattttcccgtcaaaaccgtaaaattgagttttccttcCAAAACCGTACAATCGTGTTTTTCggtaaaaattgtgttttccgtcACAACCACAAAAAtttgttttcccgccaaaaccgcagtATTGTATTTTCGGCCAAAACCGTAATACTGTGTTTTCTCGCCTAAACCGTAAAATTGTATTtcctttaaaacataaaatctagtttttccgccaaaatgttaaatatagttttttcactaaaatcacaaaattatcttccctactaaaataataaaattgtttctAACACCAAAACCGTATAATTGTATTTATCAAAAGTCTaagtattatttttgttttcagccccaaaataatatttttacttagTAACCATTTAagctataaaattat
Protein-coding regions in this window:
- the LOC106409235 gene encoding trihelix transcription factor GT-3b, with translation MDQHQLHQLHYLNKHHHQLHPQSQTPELASPATGDRFPQWSVEETKELIAIRGELDQTFMETKRNKLLWEDVSNKMRNKSFLRSPEQCKCKWKNLVTRFKGCETMDEEIAKQQFPFYDDMHIIFASRMQRMIWAESEGGGGTSGATRKRSQSEQFSSDEEEENVNEELVDISNEPKTQNPKKNIAKKRKGGISNSSGGANNSVREVLDEFMRHQMRMENEWRERWEAREKERAEKEEEWRRKMEELEKDRMAMERMWRDREEQRRSREDLRAEKRDSLINALLAKLTRDGSL